From the genome of Segatella hominis, one region includes:
- the htpG gene encoding molecular chaperone HtpG — protein MAQKGNIGVTTENIFPVIKKFLYSDHDIFLREMVSNAVDATQKLKTLAAQGDFKGEIGDTIVRVSLDENAGTLTFSDHGIGMTEEEIDKYINQIAFSGVTDFLDKYKENANAIIGHFGLGFYSSFMVSNKVEIITKSYKEGSKAVKWSCDGSPAFEIEDAEKSERGTDIILHIADDCKEFLQKNKIQELLNKYCKFMAVPVAFGKKTEWKDGKNVETEEDNIINNVEPLWTKTPSTLKDEDYKNFYRTLYPMSDEPLFWIHLNVDFPFNLTGILYFPRIKNSIDMQRNKIQLYCNQVFVTDQVEGIVPEFLTLLHGVIDSPDIPLNVSRSYLQSDSNVKKISTYITKKVADRLNSIFKENRKEYEEKWDDLKIFINYGMLSKEDFYDRAKDFALFKDVDGKYFTFDEYKTVIKDNQTDKEGNLIYLYANNKEEQYSYIEAAKDKGYSVLLMNGQLDTPMVNMLEQKFEKSRFVRVDSDTIERLIVKEDAKKTDLNHEQTDNLTQVFRSQLPKIEKTEFTVEVQALGENSKPVVITQNEWMRRMKTMSQFQQGMNFYGEMPDSYTIILNSDHTLIKNVLADSESNTAEALKPILAEIKGQEARLAVLHQEQTKKKPEEITQQEKDDVHQTEKTISDEKGKRDEIIGNYAKDNNIVHQLIDLALLQNGMLKGAGLEAFLKRSVDMIK, from the coding sequence ATGGCACAAAAAGGTAATATTGGAGTAACGACAGAAAATATTTTTCCTGTCATCAAGAAGTTTCTTTATTCAGACCATGACATCTTTCTCCGTGAGATGGTGTCAAATGCAGTAGATGCCACACAAAAGTTGAAAACACTTGCTGCTCAAGGTGATTTCAAGGGAGAAATTGGAGACACTATAGTAAGAGTTTCTCTTGACGAGAATGCTGGTACATTGACCTTCAGCGATCATGGTATCGGAATGACTGAAGAGGAAATAGATAAATACATCAACCAAATAGCTTTTTCAGGTGTTACTGATTTCCTTGATAAATATAAGGAGAATGCCAATGCTATCATTGGTCACTTCGGACTCGGCTTCTATTCTTCTTTCATGGTTTCCAACAAGGTGGAAATCATTACCAAGAGCTACAAAGAAGGCTCTAAAGCCGTAAAATGGAGCTGCGATGGTTCTCCTGCATTCGAAATTGAAGATGCAGAAAAGAGCGAGAGAGGTACGGATATTATCCTCCACATAGCAGATGACTGCAAGGAATTCCTTCAGAAAAACAAGATTCAGGAATTGCTGAACAAGTACTGCAAGTTCATGGCCGTACCTGTGGCATTCGGAAAGAAAACTGAATGGAAGGATGGAAAAAATGTCGAAACAGAGGAAGATAACATTATTAATAATGTAGAGCCTTTATGGACTAAGACTCCAAGTACATTGAAAGACGAGGACTACAAGAATTTCTATCGTACCCTCTACCCTATGTCTGACGAGCCTCTGTTCTGGATTCACCTGAATGTAGATTTCCCATTCAACCTGACAGGTATTCTCTACTTCCCACGTATCAAGAACAGTATCGACATGCAACGCAATAAGATACAGTTGTATTGCAACCAAGTCTTTGTTACTGACCAAGTTGAGGGTATCGTACCGGAGTTCCTCACCTTGCTTCATGGTGTCATCGATTCACCAGACATTCCATTGAACGTAAGCCGCAGTTACTTACAGAGCGACAGCAACGTCAAGAAGATTTCTACCTACATTACAAAGAAAGTAGCAGATCGTCTGAATTCTATATTCAAGGAAAACCGCAAGGAATACGAAGAGAAATGGGATGACCTCAAGATATTCATCAACTACGGTATGTTGTCTAAGGAAGATTTCTATGATAGAGCTAAAGACTTCGCCTTGTTTAAGGACGTAGATGGTAAGTACTTTACATTTGACGAATATAAGACCGTCATCAAGGACAACCAGACTGACAAGGAAGGCAACCTGATTTATCTCTATGCCAACAACAAAGAGGAGCAGTACTCATATATCGAGGCTGCAAAGGACAAGGGATATTCTGTGCTCTTGATGAATGGACAGTTGGATACCCCAATGGTGAACATGCTTGAACAAAAGTTTGAAAAATCTCGTTTTGTTCGCGTTGATTCTGATACAATTGAGCGCCTTATCGTGAAAGAAGATGCCAAAAAGACAGACCTCAATCATGAGCAGACCGACAATCTGACACAAGTATTCCGTTCACAACTTCCTAAGATAGAAAAAACGGAATTCACCGTTGAAGTGCAAGCTTTGGGTGAGAACAGCAAACCGGTAGTCATCACACAAAACGAGTGGATGCGCAGAATGAAGACCATGAGTCAGTTCCAGCAAGGTATGAACTTCTATGGTGAGATGCCTGACAGCTACACCATCATCTTGAACTCAGACCATACTCTGATAAAGAATGTTTTGGCTGATTCAGAAAGCAATACTGCAGAAGCACTCAAGCCTATCTTGGCAGAGATCAAGGGTCAGGAGGCTCGATTGGCAGTTCTTCATCAGGAACAGACCAAGAAGAAACCAGAGGAGATTACCCAGCAGGAAAAGGATGATGTTCATCAAACCGAAAAGACTATCAGCGATGAAAAAGGTAAGCGTGATGAAATCATAGGCAATTACGCCAAGGACAACAATATCGTTCACCAACTGATTGACCTTGCTTTGCTGCAAAACGGTATGCTTAAGGGCGCAGGCCTCGAAGCATTCTTGAAGCGCAGCGTTGATATGATCAAATAA
- a CDS encoding sigma-70 family RNA polymerase sigma factor: protein MMQQLQSKSDLIADYYSQHYEEVKAFVSSRLQYADDSEDVVQNIFLRLLQMDKMISSVTLPCLVYTIARNLICDYWRHRQCVYDYEHFFVNSHASRICTNMGESIYSVQQINELLERGIARLSENQRKIYRMNVCDGMQISEIAIKLDVKYKKVENRLCAARKEVRKYMKRMLA from the coding sequence ATGATGCAACAATTACAATCTAAATCCGATTTGATCGCTGACTATTATTCTCAGCACTATGAAGAAGTGAAGGCTTTCGTTTCTTCCCGATTACAATATGCAGATGATTCTGAAGATGTCGTTCAGAATATCTTTCTGCGCCTCTTGCAAATGGACAAAATGATATCTTCTGTCACTTTGCCTTGTTTGGTATATACGATTGCCAGAAATTTGATTTGTGATTATTGGCGCCATCGTCAATGTGTATATGATTATGAACATTTTTTCGTGAACTCTCATGCTTCTCGAATTTGCACGAATATGGGTGAATCAATCTATTCGGTCCAGCAAATTAACGAATTGCTTGAACGTGGAATTGCTCGCTTAAGTGAAAATCAACGTAAGATTTACAGAATGAATGTATGCGATGGAATGCAGATTAGTGAGATTGCAATCAAGTTGGATGTTAAATATAAGAAGGTAGAAAATCGTCTTTGTGCTGCTCGTAAAGAGGTTAGGAAATATATGAAACGTATGTTGGCTTAA
- the nth gene encoding endonuclease III, which translates to MLRDERYQFVLDYFRQSMPHVTTELQFGSAFQLLVATLLSAQCTDKRINMVTPALFAHYPDANRMAQAEEDDIYDLIKSVSYPNAKAKHLVEMSRKLVCDFNGEVPSEMAQLVTLPGVGRKTANVIRAVWFGKATMAVDTHVYRVSHRLGLVPKTADTPRKVEDYLMKHIPKEDIPNAHHWLLLHGRYVCKSANPDCGKCQFTDICPKLLKNSKL; encoded by the coding sequence ATGTTAAGAGACGAGCGGTATCAATTTGTGTTGGATTACTTTCGGCAATCCATGCCACATGTAACCACGGAGTTGCAGTTTGGTAGTGCATTTCAGCTTTTGGTGGCAACCTTGCTTTCGGCTCAATGTACAGACAAGCGTATCAATATGGTTACACCTGCTCTTTTTGCCCATTATCCTGATGCAAACAGAATGGCTCAGGCTGAGGAGGATGATATCTACGATCTGATTAAATCAGTCAGTTATCCTAATGCCAAGGCTAAGCATTTGGTGGAAATGTCACGTAAACTGGTATGTGATTTTAATGGAGAGGTTCCTTCCGAAATGGCTCAGTTGGTTACTCTTCCAGGAGTAGGGCGAAAGACTGCAAATGTGATACGGGCAGTTTGGTTTGGTAAGGCTACGATGGCTGTTGATACACACGTTTATCGCGTAAGTCACCGTTTGGGCTTAGTTCCTAAAACCGCTGATACTCCTCGTAAAGTAGAAGATTACCTGATGAAGCATATTCCAAAGGAAGATATTCCTAATGCTCATCACTGGCTACTCCTGCATGGTAGGTATGTTTGTAAAAGTGCTAACCCAGATTGTGGTAAGTGTCAGTTTACAGATATCTGTCCTAAATTGCTGAAAAACAGTAAGTTATAA
- a CDS encoding putative porin has protein sequence MNKIFTTMLFCAATTSVAAQTDFNSINEDGDFRPASERRISTDSLGSNQEIPKGIKVWTVDERFGDQQDAVVDTLQHMYMNTTFTEGLRGEYNTLGNMGSPRIGRIFIDRRNTQGQFLFTEPYSYFNTPVSDFHFTNTYSPITNITLNSCGDRTNGEDDFHAIFAVNANKRLGAGFKFDYKYGRGYYNAQSTSHFKYTMWASYIGDQYQAHLLLSTLHQKVTENGGITDDDYIKHPEIFEETFSENEIPTVLEKNWNRNDNQHIFLSHRYSLGFKRKVKMTEEEIKAKKFAMESAKDNAESEAKEEAIKKAKETGKKFNEKEFDKAQQAKYSGRPEGAKIAGNEPAVEANAGSLKTDTTRIAVNGKAAADSLLAIQKKAKEDSLFYKTEYVPVTSFIHTLKFDNYKRIYTAYQTPANFYLNEYYNVGKLTGDSIYDKTRHWEMKNTFALATLEGFSKWAKAGIKAFASYDMRHFDLPTMEGGIEKYNEHTLSVGGQLSKKQGKLLHYNAIAEIGIAGEDAGTLAVDGNLDVNIPFLGDTLSIIGDAFFHRENPSFYYRKYHSRHLWWENDLDKIIHTRIMGTLRFNKTRTSLRVAVDEIKNYTYLSQSYSITDEGLRTGVTVTPMQSSSPINLLTAQLKQDFKLGILNWENVITYQHSSKEEVVPVPDLDIYTNLYIKFSIAKVLHIDLGADARYFTSYTAPDYSPYMGQYVVQGNGDKNVKVGNYPIVNVYANAFIKHTRFFVMMSHINAGQGDRNYFLTPHYPINGRVFRFGVSWNFFN, from the coding sequence ATGAATAAAATATTCACTACAATGCTATTTTGTGCTGCAACTACCTCGGTTGCAGCACAAACTGATTTTAATTCAATCAATGAAGATGGAGATTTCCGCCCAGCTTCCGAAAGAAGAATAAGTACAGATTCACTCGGCTCTAATCAGGAAATTCCTAAAGGAATTAAGGTTTGGACGGTAGATGAAAGATTCGGCGACCAGCAAGATGCTGTTGTAGATACACTTCAGCATATGTACATGAATACGACTTTCACAGAAGGACTTCGCGGAGAATACAACACCTTAGGTAACATGGGCTCTCCGAGAATAGGACGTATTTTCATTGATCGCAGAAATACTCAGGGCCAATTCCTTTTCACAGAACCTTATTCATATTTCAACACGCCCGTCAGTGATTTTCATTTCACCAACACATACTCACCAATAACCAACATCACACTCAATTCATGTGGTGACCGCACGAATGGTGAGGACGATTTCCATGCCATCTTTGCAGTCAATGCCAATAAGCGATTGGGAGCAGGATTCAAATTCGACTACAAATACGGACGTGGTTACTATAACGCACAAAGTACCAGTCATTTCAAATATACCATGTGGGCTTCCTATATTGGTGACCAATATCAGGCACATTTACTTCTTAGTACTCTCCACCAGAAGGTGACAGAGAATGGAGGTATTACAGATGATGACTATATCAAGCACCCGGAAATTTTCGAAGAAACATTTTCAGAAAATGAGATTCCAACTGTTTTAGAGAAGAACTGGAACAGAAACGATAATCAGCATATCTTCTTATCTCATCGCTATAGCTTAGGTTTCAAACGCAAAGTAAAAATGACAGAAGAAGAAATCAAGGCCAAGAAATTCGCTATGGAGTCTGCAAAAGATAATGCTGAAAGCGAAGCTAAAGAAGAAGCCATAAAAAAGGCGAAAGAAACCGGAAAGAAATTTAACGAGAAGGAATTTGATAAAGCTCAACAAGCCAAATATTCCGGAAGACCAGAAGGCGCTAAAATTGCAGGCAACGAACCTGCAGTGGAAGCTAATGCAGGCTCTTTGAAAACAGATACAACCAGAATAGCAGTCAACGGTAAAGCTGCTGCTGATAGCTTATTGGCCATCCAAAAGAAGGCCAAGGAAGACTCATTGTTCTATAAAACTGAGTACGTACCAGTCACAAGTTTTATCCATACGCTCAAATTTGACAATTACAAGCGTATATACACTGCTTATCAGACCCCAGCGAACTTTTACTTAAACGAATACTACAACGTGGGTAAGTTGACAGGAGACTCTATATACGACAAGACCCGCCATTGGGAAATGAAGAATACCTTTGCATTAGCCACTTTAGAGGGCTTCAGCAAATGGGCCAAAGCTGGCATCAAAGCTTTTGCAAGTTACGACATGCGCCACTTCGACTTGCCTACAATGGAGGGCGGTATAGAAAAATATAACGAACATACACTTAGTGTTGGTGGTCAACTCAGTAAAAAACAAGGAAAGCTATTACATTATAATGCCATTGCGGAAATAGGTATCGCAGGCGAAGATGCGGGTACTTTGGCTGTAGATGGAAATCTGGATGTAAATATCCCTTTCCTTGGAGATACGCTTTCAATTATAGGAGATGCTTTCTTCCATCGCGAAAATCCATCTTTTTACTATAGAAAATATCATTCTCGACACCTCTGGTGGGAAAACGATCTCGACAAGATCATTCATACCCGCATCATGGGAACATTAAGGTTCAACAAGACTCGCACTTCGTTACGTGTTGCCGTTGATGAAATCAAGAATTATACTTATTTGAGTCAGAGTTACAGCATTACCGATGAAGGTTTGAGAACTGGCGTTACAGTAACTCCTATGCAGAGTTCCAGTCCTATCAATTTACTTACTGCACAATTAAAACAGGACTTTAAGTTGGGCATACTGAATTGGGAAAATGTAATTACATACCAGCATTCAAGCAAGGAAGAAGTTGTACCGGTACCAGACTTGGATATCTACACCAATTTATATATCAAATTCTCTATCGCAAAAGTTTTGCATATAGACTTAGGTGCAGATGCCCGATATTTCACGAGCTACACTGCACCCGACTATTCTCCATATATGGGACAATATGTAGTCCAGGGAAATGGTGACAAGAACGTAAAGGTAGGCAATTATCCGATAGTCAATGTCTATGCCAATGCATTCATCAAGCATACCCGCTTCTTTGTCATGATGAGTCACATCAACGCCGGACAGGGAGACAGAAATTATTTCTTGACACCTCACTACCCTATCAATGGAAGGGTATTCAGATTTGGAGTAAGTTGGAATTTCTTTAACTAA
- a CDS encoding GYF domain-containing protein, whose amino-acid sequence MKFFVILNNQQEGPYTIAQLAEMGISAETLVWKEGMKDWQPAWTVSELRYILNEKTNEYRNASSTGMQQETAIPPTPPSAPYKEEKKPQNHYLLKIFGGLVLLLLIIMALTNPNRESHENAIRTEVSKAVEKATTSNGNDIFSQGFGMMARMLAGNFIDSALDNLFEYHNYLIFSKGTVTIQDKEHTVSYGIFGKVITMNSDDMVKALEGNNPENTSSDEYNSSENTTDEKDLGENIQKKLEDRANQAMDKAADKVSKKIEEKINQKIDQATDSTTIDKIIDKILELI is encoded by the coding sequence ATGAAATTCTTTGTTATATTAAATAATCAGCAAGAAGGACCATACACGATAGCCCAACTTGCAGAAATGGGTATTTCAGCAGAAACCTTAGTATGGAAAGAAGGTATGAAAGACTGGCAACCAGCCTGGACTGTTTCTGAACTCCGTTACATTTTGAACGAAAAGACAAATGAATATAGGAATGCTTCTTCCACAGGCATGCAACAAGAAACTGCAATTCCGCCAACACCCCCTTCGGCTCCCTATAAAGAGGAAAAGAAACCGCAAAATCATTATTTGCTCAAAATTTTCGGTGGACTTGTCTTGCTTCTCCTCATTATCATGGCTCTGACAAATCCGAATAGAGAATCACATGAAAATGCCATTCGCACAGAAGTAAGTAAAGCCGTGGAAAAAGCAACAACATCTAATGGCAATGATATCTTCTCACAAGGTTTTGGAATGATGGCGAGAATGCTTGCAGGTAATTTTATTGACTCGGCACTTGACAATCTCTTCGAATATCATAACTATCTGATTTTCTCGAAAGGTACTGTGACTATTCAAGACAAAGAACATACGGTCAGTTATGGAATTTTCGGAAAAGTCATTACTATGAATTCTGACGACATGGTAAAAGCATTGGAAGGAAACAACCCAGAAAATACCAGTTCTGACGAGTACAATTCAAGTGAAAACACTACTGATGAAAAAGATTTGGGCGAAAATATCCAGAAGAAGTTGGAAGACAGAGCCAATCAGGCTATGGATAAGGCTGCAGACAAGGTGAGCAAGAAAATCGAGGAAAAGATAAATCAGAAAATAGATCAAGCTACTGATTCTACTACAATAGATAAGATTATCGATAAGATTCTGGAATTAATATAA
- a CDS encoding aminoacyl-histidine dipeptidase yields the protein MEKNELKPSCVFEQFAKINQIPRPSKHEEKMIEFLKDFGESRNLETNVDKTGNVIIRKPASPGYENRETIILQSHMDMVCDKLVDVDIDFTKDAIQTYIDGEWLKAKGTTLGADDGIGCAIELAILDSNEIEHGPIECVFTRDEETGLTGAHGMEAGFMTGKMLINMDSEDEGQIFVSCAGGQTIHATFDFEREQAPAGYFFIKLSLKGLNGGHSGDDINKKRANAIKLLARFLYLEMEKFNGDIRLVNFNSGKMHNAIPRDGQVVLAIKNEVKEQVRIDWNIFASEVEEEFHVTEKDMVFNMESAESSPVIEKTIVEKFIMALQAVDNGPLTTCQDEAIAWMVETSSNVASVITTDNSIDIVASQRSNVMSNLENMTNTVKAAFQLAGAKITVGDKYPAWKMRTDSKLTEITVKSYEKLFGKKPLVKGIHAGLECGLFSEKYPDLDMVSFGPTLREVHTPQEALYIPTVQMVWDHLLDILRNAPRKG from the coding sequence ATGGAAAAAAATGAGTTAAAACCATCATGCGTTTTCGAGCAATTCGCAAAAATCAATCAAATACCTCGTCCTTCTAAGCACGAGGAAAAGATGATTGAGTTCCTCAAAGATTTTGGCGAAAGCAGAAATCTTGAAACCAACGTTGACAAAACGGGCAATGTGATCATCAGAAAGCCTGCTTCACCTGGATATGAGAACAGAGAAACCATCATACTCCAGAGTCACATGGATATGGTTTGCGATAAATTGGTAGATGTTGATATCGACTTTACCAAGGATGCTATCCAGACTTATATAGATGGCGAATGGTTAAAAGCTAAGGGTACTACTCTTGGGGCTGACGACGGAATTGGATGCGCTATTGAACTGGCTATCCTTGACAGTAATGAAATCGAACACGGTCCTATAGAATGTGTGTTTACACGTGATGAAGAAACTGGATTAACCGGCGCGCATGGCATGGAAGCCGGTTTTATGACAGGCAAAATGCTCATCAATATGGATTCTGAGGATGAAGGACAGATTTTCGTTTCATGTGCTGGTGGACAGACCATTCACGCAACTTTTGATTTTGAACGCGAACAAGCTCCTGCAGGTTACTTCTTCATCAAATTGAGTCTGAAAGGTTTAAATGGCGGCCACTCAGGTGATGACATCAACAAGAAGCGCGCCAATGCCATCAAACTTCTCGCCCGCTTCCTGTATCTGGAGATGGAAAAGTTTAACGGCGACATCAGATTAGTCAACTTCAATAGTGGTAAGATGCACAATGCCATCCCTCGTGATGGTCAGGTAGTATTAGCTATCAAGAATGAGGTAAAAGAACAGGTTCGTATAGACTGGAACATCTTTGCATCAGAAGTTGAAGAAGAATTCCATGTTACAGAAAAGGATATGGTCTTCAATATGGAATCTGCAGAATCATCTCCTGTCATCGAAAAAACAATAGTAGAAAAGTTCATCATGGCTTTACAAGCAGTAGATAACGGCCCGTTGACAACCTGCCAGGATGAAGCTATTGCATGGATGGTAGAAACTTCCAGCAATGTTGCCAGTGTGATAACTACAGACAACTCTATTGACATCGTAGCTTCACAACGCAGTAATGTGATGAGCAATCTGGAAAACATGACCAATACAGTGAAAGCTGCCTTCCAGCTGGCTGGAGCTAAAATTACTGTAGGCGACAAATATCCAGCATGGAAAATGCGTACAGATAGCAAACTAACGGAAATCACCGTCAAGAGTTACGAAAAACTTTTCGGAAAGAAACCATTAGTCAAGGGTATTCATGCAGGTCTGGAATGCGGCCTCTTCTCAGAAAAATATCCTGATTTGGACATGGTTAGCTTTGGTCCTACTCTCCGAGAAGTACACACTCCACAGGAAGCACTCTATATCCCAACTGTGCAGATGGTATGGGATCATCTTCTGGACATACTCCGCAATGCACCACGCAAAGGATAA
- a CDS encoding OmpH family outer membrane protein: MKKNILGSVAFAAMAALSLTSCNKSQPQVEAKSESKAPAELKIAYVEVDSIMTQYKFAKEYAAILEKKGQNIQATLAQKQQNLQAAAANFQQQIQQNALSREAAEQRQAAIQKQNNDLQGLQQRLSNEFASEQEKYNKALHDSIANYLARYNKDKKYSIIFSKSGDNLLYADKAYDITNEVISGLNKAYKSTLPAATPAAKK, from the coding sequence ATGAAAAAGAACATTTTGGGTTCAGTGGCATTTGCAGCTATGGCCGCTTTGTCACTAACATCTTGCAACAAGTCACAGCCACAGGTTGAAGCTAAATCTGAAAGTAAGGCTCCGGCTGAGTTAAAGATTGCTTATGTTGAGGTGGATTCTATCATGACTCAATATAAATTCGCAAAGGAGTATGCTGCAATTCTTGAAAAGAAGGGTCAGAACATTCAGGCTACTCTTGCACAGAAGCAGCAGAACTTGCAGGCTGCCGCTGCTAATTTCCAGCAGCAGATTCAGCAGAATGCTTTAAGTCGTGAGGCTGCTGAGCAAAGACAGGCTGCTATACAGAAGCAGAATAATGATTTGCAGGGATTGCAGCAGCGTTTGAGCAACGAGTTTGCTTCAGAACAGGAGAAGTACAATAAGGCTCTTCATGATAGCATCGCTAATTATCTGGCAAGATATAATAAGGATAAGAAATATAGCATTATCTTCTCTAAGAGTGGTGACAACTTGCTGTACGCAGACAAGGCTTATGATATTACCAATGAAGTAATCTCTGGTCTTAACAAGGCTTACAAGAGCACACTCCCTGCTGCTACTCCTGCTGCAAAGAAGTAA
- a CDS encoding mechanosensitive ion channel protein MscS encodes MQEDNKIQDTVNTESNENNETKTSYAVRPQHRQRRLIDYDGRDKMLKVRNKLNIAFMLLAVIGLILWTQTEYQTASTIVLIIGVVLKIIEVCLRLFKK; translated from the coding sequence ATGCAAGAAGATAACAAGATACAGGATACAGTAAATACTGAATCCAACGAGAATAACGAAACAAAGACATCTTATGCCGTCAGACCCCAACATCGCCAGCGACGACTCATTGACTATGATGGCAGAGACAAGATGCTGAAAGTTCGAAACAAGCTTAATATTGCATTCATGCTTTTGGCTGTCATCGGACTCATTCTTTGGACTCAAACAGAATATCAAACTGCAAGTACCATTGTACTGATTATAGGAGTTGTTCTTAAAATTATTGAAGTCTGTCTCAGACTATTTAAGAAATAA
- a CDS encoding DUF4468 domain-containing protein codes for MKKVFFTIFMFLPLMMSAQTVLTPEQKLEQAQKQLEEAKKAVEEAKAAAEKAKGTDKELEPSIANEPASTTINGKTIVVKNQQKNTESTNAPSETNQGWIVPKVEKRTEVAKKTVTKNGVTLKDDPKYLEGAIPTDENGKIEFTMQTDANGKSAKQIYDLVYNYFSNLTQDKNNIASRVALVNPKENIIANTMDEWLVFSQSFLSLDRTEFRYLLVAQIADNSLTVTLSKIIYNYEEGRSTGFKEPAEKVISDRYALNKKKNGLARIFGKFRKGTIDRKDQIFSDIKALVKN; via the coding sequence ATGAAGAAAGTATTTTTCACAATATTCATGTTTCTCCCTTTAATGATGTCAGCACAGACTGTTTTGACACCAGAACAAAAGTTGGAACAAGCTCAAAAACAATTGGAAGAAGCCAAGAAAGCTGTAGAAGAAGCAAAGGCTGCCGCAGAAAAAGCGAAAGGTACAGATAAAGAACTGGAACCATCCATTGCAAACGAGCCAGCATCTACTACGATTAATGGTAAAACTATCGTAGTCAAAAATCAGCAAAAGAATACAGAAAGCACCAATGCTCCTTCAGAGACAAACCAAGGTTGGATTGTCCCTAAAGTAGAAAAGCGCACTGAAGTTGCCAAGAAAACGGTTACTAAAAATGGTGTTACACTGAAAGATGACCCGAAGTATTTGGAGGGCGCAATACCAACTGATGAAAATGGCAAAATCGAATTTACCATGCAAACAGATGCTAACGGGAAATCTGCGAAACAGATTTATGATCTTGTGTACAATTACTTCAGCAATTTAACACAAGACAAAAATAATATAGCAAGCAGAGTTGCACTTGTCAATCCAAAAGAGAATATCATAGCAAATACTATGGATGAATGGCTTGTTTTCAGCCAGTCATTCCTTTCACTTGACCGAACAGAATTCAGATATCTGTTGGTTGCTCAAATTGCAGATAACTCTTTGACCGTTACATTGTCAAAAATCATCTATAATTATGAAGAAGGACGCTCTACTGGTTTTAAGGAGCCAGCAGAAAAAGTAATTTCTGATCGCTATGCACTCAATAAGAAAAAGAATGGCTTAGCACGCATCTTTGGCAAATTCCGCAAGGGAACTATTGATCGTAAGGATCAGATTTTCAGCGACATAAAAGCATTAGTTAAAAATTAA